One part of the Flavobacterium johnsoniae UW101 genome encodes these proteins:
- a CDS encoding YbbC/YhhH family protein: protein MKKHNVLLVVFLLIFFNSCSQEKTKSQKVVKSVVDKPNLVFKDLVPDNETAIKIAEAILVPIYGKKIYKQRPFVATLKSPNVWAVEGTLHTTKGGVAYIEIQKKDCKILKVYHEK, encoded by the coding sequence ATGAAAAAGCATAATGTATTATTAGTGGTTTTTTTATTAATATTCTTTAATTCGTGCTCCCAAGAGAAAACCAAGTCGCAAAAGGTAGTAAAATCTGTGGTAGATAAACCTAATTTGGTATTTAAGGATTTAGTTCCTGATAATGAAACTGCAATAAAAATAGCTGAAGCTATTTTAGTGCCTATATATGGTAAAAAGATTTATAAACAGAGACCGTTTGTAGCAACGTTGAAGTCACCAAATGTGTGGGCTGTAGAAGGAACATTACATACAACAAAAGGTGGTGTTGCTTACATAGAGATACAGAAGAAAGATTGTAAAATATTGAAAGTTTATCATGAAAAATGA
- a CDS encoding tyrosine-type recombinase/integrase, whose protein sequence is MTKPTIENFLLQSYSKQTVDSYMFAINHFLKRNPKAKRYKYRNIVQYMEEISQEQPNGKYRVVILSAIKKYYDYLIMSGYRTDHPCRKLNIKVNSNQAVQVQDLFSSEELELLLARENRYENLDTRNSVLLNLLIYQGLTSDEIIKLNVQDIDLDEGTIYIKASSNLNRRKLSLLAKQILLFSKYLNEARPKMLRTSTDKLIIGKLGKPITVNSIHAMIEPLKPLFPDKKLNPRTIRMSVICNWLNEKKLPLEHVQELAGHKWPGTTEKYIKADSQQQRELINKYFPI, encoded by the coding sequence ATGACTAAACCAACAATTGAAAATTTCCTGCTCCAAAGTTACAGCAAGCAGACTGTCGACAGCTATATGTTTGCCATTAACCACTTTTTGAAGCGTAATCCTAAAGCCAAACGATACAAATACAGGAACATAGTGCAGTATATGGAAGAAATCAGCCAAGAACAGCCTAACGGCAAATATCGGGTTGTCATTTTATCAGCTATAAAGAAATACTACGATTATCTGATTATGAGCGGTTACAGAACAGACCATCCATGCAGAAAGCTCAACATCAAAGTCAACAGTAATCAGGCTGTTCAAGTTCAGGATTTGTTCAGTTCCGAAGAGCTGGAGCTTCTTCTGGCACGTGAGAACCGTTACGAGAATTTGGACACCAGAAACAGCGTTCTTTTAAACCTGTTGATTTATCAAGGTTTGACCAGCGATGAAATCATAAAGCTGAATGTTCAGGACATTGATTTGGATGAAGGAACAATCTACATCAAAGCATCCAGTAATCTGAACAGACGAAAATTATCATTGCTAGCAAAACAGATACTGCTGTTTTCCAAATATTTAAACGAAGCCAGACCCAAAATGCTCAGAACCTCAACCGATAAGCTGATTATCGGCAAGCTGGGAAAGCCTATCACCGTTAACAGCATTCATGCAATGATTGAGCCATTAAAGCCTTTATTTCCAGATAAGAAGCTCAACCCAAGAACTATCAGAATGAGCGTTATCTGCAACTGGCTCAATGAAAAGAAACTGCCATTGGAACATGTGCAGGAGCTTGCTGGACATAAGTGGCCTGGAACAACAGAGAAGTACATCAAAGCAGACAGCCAGCAACAGCGTGAGCTGATTAATAAATACTTTCCGATTTGA
- a CDS encoding DUF6916 family protein: MDITLLSADNFNSLLNAVFTIKFSEEIQLDAELISVTEFNSYSPLQRTPFSLVFRTQQKNEYYQQGIFTVIHPEEGNLELFLTPLGFDEAGMKYEAVFS, translated from the coding sequence ATGGATATAACTTTACTCTCTGCAGATAACTTTAATTCTCTGCTTAATGCAGTATTCACGATCAAATTTTCCGAAGAAATCCAGCTTGACGCGGAGTTGATTTCGGTAACTGAATTTAATAGTTATTCTCCATTGCAAAGAACTCCATTCTCTCTCGTTTTTCGTACCCAGCAAAAAAACGAATATTACCAGCAGGGCATCTTTACTGTTATACACCCTGAAGAAGGCAATTTAGAATTATTTCTTACACCGCTAGGTTTTGATGAAGCGGGAATGAAATATGAAGCAGTATTTTCTTAA
- a CDS encoding GNAT family N-acetyltransferase yields the protein MNLEIKDISFRDIQERDKTLLREIYGSTREEELDKGTNWNDEQKRLFIDQQFSVQHEYYQKNFSDAKFYIIEKEKVPIGRLYIDFSENEPVRIIDITILPEWRNKNIGSSILNEILKKARSNNLNVSIHVEAFNPAMNLYKRLGFRKISETNGIYHLMEWNYNNRY from the coding sequence TTGAATTTAGAAATAAAAGATATTAGCTTTAGAGATATTCAGGAAAGAGATAAAACGCTTCTCCGTGAAATATACGGCAGTACCCGTGAAGAAGAACTGGATAAGGGCACTAATTGGAATGATGAACAAAAAAGACTTTTCATTGACCAGCAATTTTCAGTACAGCATGAATATTATCAGAAGAATTTTTCAGATGCAAAATTTTATATAATTGAAAAAGAGAAAGTTCCGATTGGAAGATTATATATTGATTTTTCTGAAAATGAACCGGTCAGAATTATAGATATTACAATATTGCCTGAATGGAGAAACAAAAATATTGGCAGCTCCATTTTAAATGAAATCCTTAAAAAAGCGCGCAGCAATAATTTAAATGTCTCAATACATGTTGAAGCTTTTAACCCTGCAATGAATTTATATAAAAGATTAGGATTTAGGAAAATAAGTGAAACAAATGGCATTTACCATTTAATGGAATGGAATTACAATAACCGATATTAA
- a CDS encoding DUF4329 domain-containing protein → MNWDSFKWRNYDYAIGRFMSIDPLAEKYSFQSPYNFSENRVIDSRELEGLEAYRLFRTEKEAANNWGQQYAGKSIRENKEFGSTIGKSTDAKGNVRYSYAPPALGDNDGVTISDAPQGTTPTADIHAHGAYDSEYFNNDFSRGDKKGNDNTGLNGYLTTPSGTLQKYNPKTKEITIVNETQASDPKDPDKKNNISPNEKKAEKSTTDSKQKTNTNIWPVIKPLIPTIPAK, encoded by the coding sequence TTGAACTGGGACAGCTTCAAGTGGAGAAATTATGATTATGCAATTGGAAGATTTATGTCTATTGACCCGTTAGCGGAGAAGTATAGTTTCCAGTCGCCATATAATTTTTCTGAAAACAGAGTTATTGATTCGAGAGAATTAGAAGGATTGGAAGCGTATAGGTTATTTAGGACTGAAAAGGAGGCGGCTAATAATTGGGGACAGCAATATGCTGGTAAATCGATTCGTGAAAATAAAGAATTTGGTTCAACGATTGGAAAGAGTACTGATGCTAAAGGCAATGTTAGATATTCCTATGCACCACCAGCTCTTGGCGACAATGATGGTGTTACAATTAGTGATGCACCACAAGGAACAACACCAACTGCTGATATACACGCTCACGGAGCATATGATTCAGAATACTTTAATAATGATTTTTCTCGTGGAGACAAAAAAGGCAATGATAATACAGGTCTAAATGGCTACTTAACGACTCCAAGTGGAACTCTTCAAAAATATAATCCTAAAACTAAGGAAATAACAATTGTAAATGAGACACAAGCAAGTGACCCAAAAGACCCTGATAAAAAAAATAACATTTCCCCAAATGAAAAGAAGGCTGAAAAGTCAACTACGGATAGTAAACAAAAAACAAATACTAATATTTGGCCAGTAATTAAGCCTTTAATTCCAACAATTCCAGCTAAATAA
- a CDS encoding phage tail protein: protein MAQPYVGEIRMFGGNFAPAGWMFCEGQILSISENETLFQLIGTTYGGDGQSTFALPDLRGRVPIHSGTSSSGTTYTLAETGGAEDSTLTANQIPAHTHNLMATSDLADTASPSNAIFSTNPPGSKMFSSAAPTAALNLSSIASAGGSQPHTNFQPYLCVSFIISLFGVFPSQT from the coding sequence ATGGCGCAACCTTACGTTGGGGAAATCAGAATGTTTGGAGGAAACTTTGCTCCTGCAGGATGGATGTTCTGTGAAGGGCAGATTCTTTCCATTTCTGAGAATGAAACATTATTTCAATTGATAGGCACCACTTATGGAGGTGATGGCCAAAGCACTTTTGCTTTACCGGATTTGCGCGGAAGAGTTCCCATTCACTCTGGTACATCCTCCAGCGGTACAACCTACACATTGGCCGAAACAGGTGGGGCAGAAGACAGTACGCTAACGGCCAATCAAATTCCTGCCCACACTCACAATTTAATGGCAACTTCAGATTTGGCAGATACTGCAAGTCCGTCCAACGCGATATTTAGCACAAATCCCCCGGGAAGCAAAATGTTTTCTAGTGCCGCGCCGACAGCAGCTTTAAATCTCTCATCGATTGCAAGTGCCGGGGGCAGCCAGCCCCACACTAATTTTCAGCCTTATCTGTGCGTCAGTTTTATTATTTCATTGTTTGGAGTGTTTCCTTCTCAGACCTAG
- a CDS encoding tyrosine-type recombinase/integrase: MKKTIQTPAFQNLLNEFDSYVRVKNYKQGKGSMYQKAVSEFLIWLEDSGITNIKSVTGKESVNYFEYLIKRPKLRGKGTLAGKTIKFHLFALGLFVSNLLENRHIENAYYIPSYSEENGKARNALSVEEIRNIYQHCESDLQRALLSVAYGCGLRRSEITALNVRDVMLSKGMLIVRDGKGSKRREVPMSDIVVEYLGKYITEERYEKLISENKVQDAFFIHDSGKRMNGEYLNNTLKKMIEQTNDYKLIQKEITLHCLRHSIANHLMEKNAGIDFIRGFLGHSGINTTYIYAVRNKKRKPVTAF; the protein is encoded by the coding sequence ATGAAAAAAACAATACAAACACCAGCATTTCAAAATCTGCTCAATGAGTTTGACAGCTATGTAAGAGTAAAGAATTACAAGCAAGGAAAAGGCTCAATGTACCAGAAAGCTGTATCGGAGTTCCTTATCTGGCTGGAAGATTCGGGAATTACCAATATCAAAAGCGTAACAGGTAAAGAATCAGTGAATTACTTTGAATATCTGATAAAAAGACCCAAACTGCGAGGAAAAGGAACGCTGGCAGGAAAGACAATAAAGTTCCATCTGTTTGCTTTAGGACTGTTTGTGTCAAATCTTCTGGAGAACAGGCACATTGAAAATGCATATTACATTCCAAGCTATTCGGAAGAAAACGGAAAAGCAAGAAATGCCCTGAGCGTTGAAGAAATCAGAAATATATACCAGCATTGTGAGAGCGATTTACAGCGGGCTTTACTATCAGTGGCTTACGGCTGTGGGCTTCGAAGGTCGGAAATAACAGCTTTGAATGTAAGGGATGTCATGCTCTCCAAAGGAATGCTTATTGTCAGAGACGGAAAAGGAAGCAAAAGACGTGAAGTCCCGATGAGTGATATAGTTGTTGAATATCTCGGAAAGTATATAACCGAAGAACGTTATGAGAAATTAATCAGCGAAAACAAAGTTCAAGATGCGTTTTTTATACATGATAGCGGAAAGCGAATGAATGGCGAATACCTCAACAACACCCTAAAGAAAATGATTGAACAGACCAATGATTATAAGCTCATACAGAAAGAGATAACGCTTCACTGTCTCAGACACAGCATCGCCAATCACTTGATGGAAAAGAATGCTGGAATAGATTTCATACGTGGATTTTTAGGTCATTCAGGAATCAATACAACCTATATCTATGCAGTTCGGAACAAAAAACGAAAACCAGTAACAGCCTTTTAA
- a CDS encoding helix-turn-helix domain-containing protein: MKDSTQTNNMEELNAIALRLKELRKAKGYSNYEHIAYALEMSRSAYWRLETGANFELKTLIKICRVLEISLEEFFKGIDLPNSKIKS; this comes from the coding sequence ATGAAAGATTCTACCCAAACAAACAATATGGAAGAACTTAATGCAATTGCATTGAGACTTAAAGAACTAAGAAAAGCAAAAGGATATTCCAATTACGAGCATATTGCATATGCTCTGGAGATGAGCCGTTCTGCTTATTGGAGATTAGAAACTGGAGCTAATTTCGAGTTGAAGACGCTTATTAAAATATGTAGAGTTCTGGAAATTAGCCTTGAAGAGTTTTTTAAAGGAATTGATTTGCCAAATTCAAAAATAAAAAGCTAA
- a CDS encoding phage tail protein codes for MDQFVAEIRLFPFNFAPLGWAMCNGQILPISQNTALFSLLGTTYGGDGKSTFALPDLQGRVPMHPGQGPGLSLHDLGETSGSESVSLLESEIPSHSHTLMAATLNSQSTSPTNNSLGRGNPVRIYNQTGTNANMSLNSVSTAGSGLPHNNMMPYLTMNFCIALQGIYPSRG; via the coding sequence ATGGATCAATTTGTTGCCGAGATACGTCTTTTTCCATTCAATTTTGCACCTCTAGGATGGGCTATGTGCAATGGACAAATATTGCCTATATCTCAAAATACGGCGCTTTTTTCTTTGCTGGGAACCACCTATGGAGGAGATGGGAAAAGCACTTTTGCCCTGCCGGATTTACAGGGTCGCGTTCCTATGCATCCAGGACAGGGACCCGGATTATCTTTGCATGATCTGGGAGAAACAAGCGGAAGCGAAAGTGTCAGTCTGCTTGAATCTGAAATTCCATCCCACAGCCATACCTTAATGGCTGCGACTTTAAACTCACAATCCACATCTCCAACTAATAATAGTTTAGGGCGCGGAAATCCTGTGAGAATTTACAATCAGACAGGAACCAATGCCAATATGAGTTTAAACTCCGTATCTACAGCTGGCTCAGGATTGCCGCACAATAATATGATGCCTTATTTGACAATGAATTTTTGTATCGCTCTTCAAGGGATTTATCCGTCAAGAGGTTAA
- a CDS encoding IS1 family transposase, translating into MKIKCNFCNGKCIKNGLQSNGNQRYKCCACKKRQQIEYSYNAYKKDINQEIVLFTREGLGIRSTARILKISATTLLKRIVSIARNITKPIISNGKTYEVDELCTYIRHKKNYIWLVYALEKNSKNVVSFNVGKRTNKTLNRVLETLKLSDAKKIFTDRLKNYRYPIDEKMHFVKRFGTNHIERKNLTLRTHLKRLNRRTICFSKSLVIFTAVLKIYFWI; encoded by the coding sequence ATGAAAATAAAATGTAATTTTTGCAATGGTAAATGCATAAAAAATGGATTACAATCTAACGGAAATCAGCGTTATAAATGTTGTGCTTGCAAAAAAAGACAGCAGATTGAATATAGCTACAACGCTTACAAAAAGGATATCAATCAGGAAATAGTGCTGTTCACCAGAGAAGGATTAGGAATAAGAAGCACGGCAAGAATATTGAAAATATCAGCTACAACATTACTAAAAAGAATTGTTTCAATTGCTAGAAACATTACCAAGCCAATTATCAGCAATGGTAAAACTTATGAAGTCGATGAACTTTGCACTTATATCAGACACAAGAAAAATTATATCTGGCTGGTTTATGCATTGGAAAAGAATTCTAAAAATGTGGTGAGTTTTAATGTAGGCAAACGAACCAATAAAACTCTGAATCGTGTTTTGGAAACTTTAAAATTATCTGACGCTAAGAAAATATTTACGGACAGACTTAAAAACTACAGGTATCCGATTGATGAGAAAATGCATTTTGTTAAACGTTTTGGAACAAATCATATTGAAAGAAAGAATTTGACGCTCAGGACTCATTTAAAAAGATTAAACAGACGTACAATCTGCTTTAGTAAAAGTTTAGTGATTTTTACGGCTGTTTTAAAGATTTATTTTTGGATTTGA
- a CDS encoding phage tail protein, with product MATPYLGEIRIVSFNFAPKGWALCNGQFLPINQNQALFSLLGTMYGGNGQTTFALPNLRGRTPIHFGNGHTIGEKGGEEAHTLSISELPEHTHVLQAKTDTASTNIPSSSNFVANTAPNLVYSGQSQNFTSMNSGSLTSVGGNQPHLNMQPFLTLNFCIALIGAFPSQN from the coding sequence ATGGCAACACCTTATTTAGGAGAAATACGTATCGTGTCTTTTAACTTTGCTCCGAAAGGCTGGGCTTTATGTAATGGGCAGTTTTTGCCTATAAATCAAAATCAAGCTTTGTTTTCTCTATTGGGAACTATGTATGGCGGCAATGGACAAACAACATTTGCTTTGCCGAATTTAAGAGGAAGGACTCCCATTCATTTTGGAAATGGGCATACAATAGGAGAAAAAGGCGGAGAAGAAGCCCATACTTTAAGCATATCAGAGCTGCCTGAGCATACCCATGTACTTCAGGCGAAAACAGATACGGCAAGTACCAATATACCCAGCTCTTCAAATTTTGTGGCTAATACCGCTCCTAATTTAGTTTATAGCGGCCAAAGTCAAAATTTTACTTCGATGAACTCGGGATCTCTTACCAGTGTCGGCGGAAACCAGCCCCATTTAAACATGCAGCCATTCCTTACCTTGAATTTTTGCATTGCTCTAATAGGCGCTTTTCCTTCTCAAAATTAA
- a CDS encoding P-loop NTPase family protein, translating into MQDIRTQIQNIRPELPVNMIQLPDGHSMNDMWLNYGTGGIVELLQNTETEKAVPTLEIHSDYKIGYRGKTGTFYAIGSLPMDLGNLRVSLQIVEKDSQKKHRVKIDLFDFTSVENQCRELSEKQGFDGNLLEADLKQFTDLLEEYRENLFNAEMNPVTDQFSEKELTPQAHEKAIEFLSKPRLLESVDKLLGQSGIVGEEENRILLFVLASSYKMPYLMHGLVQGSSGEGKSHLINAIADCMPQEDVMNMTRITSKSLYHYKDKELMNKLIIIQDFDGLDEEAQFAFREMQSAKFLTSSTVVKDMLGNTRGKMKKVHAHFASLTATTKAEVYYDNMSRSVVLGVDESLEQTLRIIKSQNLKNAGISNIENEQQAKQLLRNCMRVLKSYTVVNPFADKIELPIEAKMLRRLNDQFQSFVSQITILNQYQRKKDDKGRLIATIEDIQKAVKIFFSSIIIKVDELDKSTRQFFEKLKGFVKSQPNGTTYRFTTREIRQELNISKTSAFKYMQTLQELEYIQAVEGSANKGFKYVVSYWDNMEKLKAKIKTEMAMQLDQIKNS; encoded by the coding sequence ATGCAAGATATAAGAACGCAAATACAGAATATCAGACCAGAACTGCCAGTAAATATGATTCAGCTCCCAGACGGACACAGCATGAATGATATGTGGCTGAATTACGGTACTGGTGGAATAGTGGAACTTTTACAGAATACAGAAACGGAAAAAGCAGTCCCGACACTTGAAATCCACAGCGATTACAAAATCGGCTATAGAGGAAAAACAGGAACATTCTATGCGATTGGCAGTCTGCCGATGGACTTGGGAAACCTGAGAGTCTCGTTACAGATTGTAGAGAAGGACAGCCAGAAAAAACATCGTGTAAAAATCGATTTGTTTGATTTCACCAGCGTTGAGAACCAATGCCGAGAACTGAGTGAAAAGCAGGGATTTGACGGCAATCTGCTTGAAGCTGATTTGAAACAGTTTACAGACCTGCTGGAAGAGTATAGAGAAAACCTCTTCAACGCTGAAATGAACCCTGTAACCGACCAATTTTCAGAAAAGGAACTCACTCCTCAAGCGCATGAAAAAGCGATAGAATTCCTCTCTAAACCCCGTCTTCTGGAGAGTGTTGACAAACTGCTTGGACAAAGCGGAATTGTAGGAGAAGAAGAAAACAGGATTCTGCTGTTTGTACTGGCATCCAGCTATAAAATGCCTTATCTGATGCATGGACTAGTACAAGGAAGTTCGGGTGAAGGCAAATCACACCTCATCAACGCAATAGCGGACTGCATGCCACAAGAAGATGTAATGAACATGACCAGAATTACCAGCAAATCGCTATATCATTACAAAGATAAAGAGCTGATGAACAAGCTTATCATTATCCAAGATTTTGACGGACTCGATGAAGAAGCGCAATTTGCATTTCGAGAAATGCAGTCAGCCAAGTTCCTGACCAGTTCAACGGTAGTAAAAGATATGCTGGGCAACACTCGAGGAAAAATGAAAAAGGTTCATGCTCATTTTGCAAGTCTTACCGCCACGACCAAAGCAGAGGTTTACTATGATAACATGAGCCGTTCGGTAGTTTTGGGAGTTGATGAAAGTCTGGAGCAGACGCTCCGCATCATCAAATCGCAGAATCTCAAAAATGCAGGCATCAGCAACATTGAGAACGAACAGCAGGCGAAACAGCTACTTAGAAACTGTATGCGTGTTTTAAAAAGCTATACTGTAGTGAATCCATTTGCCGATAAAATCGAACTGCCAATAGAGGCTAAGATGCTCCGCAGGCTCAATGACCAATTTCAGAGCTTTGTTTCCCAGATAACGATTCTGAACCAATACCAGCGGAAGAAAGATGATAAAGGAAGACTTATAGCAACTATTGAAGACATTCAAAAAGCTGTTAAGATATTCTTTAGTTCCATTATTATCAAAGTGGACGAGCTCGATAAAAGCACGAGACAGTTTTTTGAAAAACTCAAAGGATTTGTCAAGAGCCAGCCAAACGGAACTACATATAGGTTCACGACCCGTGAGATAAGACAAGAGCTTAATATCAGCAAAACCTCAGCTTTCAAATACATGCAGACCCTGCAAGAACTGGAATATATACAAGCTGTTGAAGGTTCTGCAAACAAAGGATTCAAGTATGTTGTGAGCTATTGGGACAATATGGAAAAGCTCAAAGCGAAGATAAAAACAGAAATGGCAATGCAGTTAGACCAGATTAAAAACAGTTAA